A segment of the Hyperolius riggenbachi isolate aHypRig1 chromosome 8, aHypRig1.pri, whole genome shotgun sequence genome:
CCTTCAGGACCTGACACCAATCGATGTTAGGTGGTTCTGGGGGAGccattaggcggtcgcagaggagTTAAACAGCTGCCCTCTCCAATATCCAACAGCCCCCACATGTCTAGTCACAGTCCCCATTGCATGTGTAGTTCCTTTTAAATGTGCAGCCGCCCCCTTTGCCATGTACAGCATGCCACCTATGTAAGTACCGTATATTAAAATCCTATTTGCAGTGACGGTCCGCATCCCATGTGTAACTTTAcattggcagcagcagccccctttATTTCAGGTGCAGCCCACTTATACTGATAGCTTGCTTGCTGCCCCCCTCTCAGCCTTTCTTTTGCTCTTTTAAGACCCTcttgcatgtgcagccccctcctgccTCCAACAGCTCACTTAGACCATGACGTAAGTACCATATGCAAAAATGATCCAGTCCTAACATGCATGTTTTAATCTCGTACAAATATACCGGATGATTATCTGCAGTCTACAAAAGAAGGTAGCTGCTTTCTTAATCAACTATGTTCCTTTCGCAATCTGTTTACTAAGCTTAATTCCCCCACATCCTTGTTATAAACTGGAAGATTAAATACTCACCTAACAGAAATTTTCATTTCCTGGTCAACCTCCATGACAGCACAAGTTTGGGTAGTTCCCCACCTCCAACTGCCAGATAGGACACTCATTAGAATAAAAGATCGGCCTCTCCCACTACCATTATTCCTGAACTTTGGCTGAGCCGCCCAGGAACAATGTAATGGGTGGAAACCTATGCTGTAATAAAAAttgaccaggaaaggaaaatttctgttaggtgagtatctgattttacAGTTTCCTGGTCTCTCCATGACAGCACACGTTTGGGTCTACATAACTAGAGAAAAATACAAGGGTCGGGAATTGCTGAAAACTCAGAAAATAAATTTAATTACACACAGTTATCACAAAAAACTATAGCACAGATTGAGGTGCAGAGGAAATAACATTCTTTCCAAAAGCTACGAAAGAAAGAGCCACTGGCTCAATTCTATAATGGTTTATGAAAGTGTTACTGGAAGCCCAGTTTGCTGCCTTACAGATGGTTTCGATTGAAACTCCTCCAAACGAGGCCCAAGAAGCTGACATACTTCTGGTTGAGTGAGCTGATACTCTCTGAGGAGGTTCCAGACTCCTTGCTTTTTAAGCCCTTTGGATTAAAGAAACAATCCACTTTGAAATTAACCTGAATGTAGCAGCTTTCCCTCTATTAGGCCCTGTAGGTACAACAAACAATCTTTCTGTCTGTCTAAAAGAGTATGTTCTAAATACACTTTCAACAAAGATACTGGATCCAGAGAATAGGGAAGATCCAGATTACTTTCATCCCTGAATCTTGGAAGAGTCCATTCTTGATTAAGGTGGAAAACAGAAGAAAATGGCAATCAAAAATGACAACTTTAATGTCACGTTATACTGCAAATATGATTCCGGAGGAAAAAACGGAGCAGAAGACAGAAAGTCCAACACAAAAGGCAAATCCCATTGGGGAAACCTTGGCTTTTTTGGAGGCCTGTTTTTCAAGCTTTCAAGAAAGTTTCCCAAGGACAGCAGACAAAGTTGAAATTTGCATCATCAAAGTACTGTAAGCAAGACCTAAATCCATCCCCTTCTGTAAAAAGGACAATACATtgcaaattaactgaactttcggATCAAAGCCATTCTCTTTGGAAAAAGACGTAAAAGCGTGCCAGTTTCTGTTGAAGACTGTGGAAGTTGAAGACTGTCTAGCGGAAAGAAGGGTAGACACCACACTTGAAGGACAGCCTTGAGAGATCAACCTTTGCCTCTGAACTTCCAGACCGTTAACTTTAGTCGAGCTGGATTCAGATGTAGAAACCCCTTCTGAGACAACAGGTTGTCTGTCACTGGTAACCTCATTGGTGAGTCCACTGCCAGACAGTTGAGGAGAGTGAACCAAGGCCTCCTCGGCCAGAATGGAACAACTGCTAGGACTTCTACTTTGCTGTGAACCAACTTCTGCAGAAACTTGAACACTAGTGGCACTGGAGGGAATGCATATCCCAGACTGAAACTTCAAGTTTGAAGCAGTGCATCTATTTCCAAAGCATTGAGAACTGGGTAACGAGAATAGAAGCACAGAACTTTCCTGTTCTCCCCGTTAGCGAACAAGTCTATCCCCAGCAGTCTACTATCAGCCTGAAGGCCAGATGGCTCAACACCCACTCGTTGTTGTCCATTTGATGACGAGAGAGACAATCTGCCTGTGTATTCTGGTGACCTGGCAAGTACACTACCGTCAGGTTGGACAGATGAGCTTGAGCTAGCTCCATGATTGGCCATACTTCCCTCATCAGTGTGAGACTGTGAGTCCcaccctgcttcctcacataggAAACTGCAGGGCGATTGTCCAGGCGAAAGAGAACTGGGCTGCCCTTGATCACAGGAAGAAACGCCTTTAAGGCCTGGTGGGCAGCTCTGAGCTCTAAGATGTTTGACACAACGTTTTCTGTACAAAAGTTTTATTGCCCTTGAACTGCTCGATGTTCCAGAGTTGCACCCCAACCTGATGCACTGGCATCCGATATAATCCTCCACATTGGAAGCCAAATCGAGCAAGGATTCTGGATATTGCATACACTTGTCCACCACTGGAGACTGGACCACACTCTGTGTGGGATGAATATTTTTTGAGACAGGTCTCAATTGTTCCACTGTAGCGGACagtttatttgaaataaacaaAGGCTCCAATGGGCCCACTTCACTAATGGGATTATTGATGAAGGCAGTCCCAGAACTTTCATACACTGTCTTGCCAAGAGTAAGGTATTTGGAAGAACCTTGTTGATTCTGCGCATGAAAGGTGCTATTTTCTCCACTGGCATGGAGACTGTCTCTGATATTGTGCAAAACTGTGCACCCAGAAACACCATCTGCAGGCAAGGTTCTAGATGGCTTTTTTCTCGGTTTAGGATCCAAACGAACTTCTCCAGAACTGACACGGTCAAGTGCCGATGCTCCAGTAACAGCTGTCTTTCGTCTGCTAAGACCAGTATGTCGTCCAGGTAATGTAAAACCCTGACTTTCTTCTCCCTTAGAATGGCTATCACTGCCAGCAAGACTCTTAAGAAAGTCTTTAGGGAGGTAGAAAGTCTGAAGGGGAGACAACAAAACTGAAGATGGATGTGCCCCAcgacaaaatgcaaatattttttaaaaagaggACTGTGGAGGTAGGCATCTTTGAGGTCGATGGAGCACATCCAATCTCCTGGTTTTATTGCCCTGACCACAGTCTGAAGAGACTCCATTTTGAAACTTGGGATATCTATGAAACGGTTGAGTGACTTTAGATCCAAAACTAGACGCATATCTCCTATCTTTTTCCTTACAAGGAATACCGGGAATAGTAACCCTTGTTCCTCTTCTGCAACAGTACTTCTACAACAGCTTCTTGAGTTATCAACTCTGTGACATAGAACGGGATTTTCCTTTTCTGAGGACACTGTGGAATTCTCGTTTCGCGTACCTTCGGAGTTACTGGAACCCGCTTGAAGGTCCACTTGTGTCCCTCTGAAAGAATGCTTAAAATCCAAGGATCTGAACCGTACTCTGCCCAAAGTGGAAAAAAACGACACAGGCAAGTGCTGACCCCCCCAATTTGAGCAGGCCTCATATCAAAAAGATTTAACATTATCCAAAGACTGAAGATTTGACTTGGATTCTGCTTTTTTCAGAAAAGATGACTGTGTACCACGCCAGTTTTGGTTGAAAGGTTTTCCAGGCCTATAGGTTTAGGAATCCTTAAACTTCTGGGAAGTCTGCTGTCTGTGGTTGAACCGTTGGCTTATGAATTTCCTATCTTGGAAAATGAGTCAAGACTGTCCCCCGATTACTCTTGATATGGCTGAGTCAATTTTTTCACTGAATAAAGCCTTTCCATCAAATGGTATGCGAGTCCAGTTGGACTTTGAAGTTGGGTCTGCTTGCCATGGCTTCAACCAAAGCGCTCTTTTGGCCATTGTAGAGTACACCATAGATCTGCTAGAGTTGTGGACCACATCTATTGCAGCTTCCCCTACAAATTCTGATGCGAGCCTTAGCTCGTCCAAAGAATGGACAATTGAATCTTGATCAAGACCTCTCAAAACTGCACTTTCAATATTGTTAGTCCAGACTTTAATTGCTTTGGCTACTGAAGGCAAGGCCACAGCAGGCCTGGCTGCGTCAGCTGAAGCTAAGTAAAACCGCTTGAGATCCAGATCTAAGTGTCTGTCAAGGACGTCCCTGAACGATATTGCGTCCTCCAGTGGCAAAGTAACATTCTTGGCGAGCCTCATCACAGATGCATCTACAACTGGGTATGCGGTAAGGAATGTCTCATCTTTCTTAGATAAAGTTTACGTAACCACTTTTTAAAGGAAGGTTTCTTTGCTGTCTTACTACATTCTTCAGTAACAATCTCTCTAATGTCCTCCATAAAAGGAACGTTTATTTGTTCTTTAGACAGATACTTATAGTATCTTTTCTTCTTTGATTGCTGTCGGTAAGTTCCTCCCATTCAATGGCGTCTTTCACCTGAGATATAAATGGGGGTAGCAGGTTGAAGTCTAACATAGAGTCACACTCAGGTTCTGAGCCTGAATCTTCATGAAGATATGACTTCTCTTGTGCTTTGGAAGTAGAAGGAGACTCAACCTCATTAGCCTGTATGTTTAGTTCTGCCATCGTATCCATAACAGCTTAATAACTGTCGTCATATCCTGACTCTCAGCAGCAATATCAGAGTAGCAGGCACTGCATGTCGTTTTATGAGGCAGTCTTGGATTTCCACATATCCAGCATTGCTCCTCAGATGGAGCATCAACAGGCCCTTCTTGTAGCGGAGTCAAATGCCCCAGAATTACTGAAGATTCGGAAGAGACTTTGGATCTAGAGGCGTCAGAACGATGTGACCCCCTAGAAGGTGATCGTCAGTTTGAATGAGGCCTTTCATTATCCCTTTCAGGAGACGGAGTCTTGCGCCTCTTCTCGGCTTTCTTTGATTTCCTCGATGAGGAACCCCGGTGACTGAAAGCGTAAAAGACAAGAATATGTCTTTAAAAagcttggttaaaaaaaaaaccatagcactcCCAAAAAATACTTACCACCCTTACCTGTTTGAACTGGGGTGGTCTTTTTTAGACGAGCGGCCCATAATAGCAGCTGTGGAGCAAAAGAGACAATATAAGTAATGTCTCTTCaagaaaaaatgacattttcccagCACTATAGAGCTGCAGCTGTtgttgggacaggagcaggacagccagggggccgGCCGGGTATGTTTGTGTGCATAgcggtggtgacagacctagagcccgttattaaagagaacctgaactgaaaataaaaagtcaaaataaccatatacaggtcatacttaccacccgtgtagtctactcctcaatctctgtcttctctcctgcgtcctgtatgtccactgtgatcaaataattctccatcctccattttaaaaatggccattaccccataacagcttcctggtcagtacactgttaaactgtaatatcacccacttgagccatagggagacatggacattaccttgcacattcagttgtaactgacagctgctgatctataactgacagcaactggtatatttcagttctgacaaaatcttttcagaactggaagggatcactgtaaaaagaaaatggtgagcatctgagaggaactgacggtgaggttagtatgtaatattcatttgcaactatgtcatgtgtttattttaaataattttcctcgcttcaggttccctttatgctccttgccggttatcccgagctcagctcagggtaacctgcgcaggaggattgctcaggccccgctgggccgatttgcataatttttttttgttacaagcagctagcactttgctatctgcttgtaacattcgatcgccgccgctacccaccgattcgccgctacccgccacgccgagccgccccccccctccccagacccctgcgcagcctggccaatcagtgccaggcagcgctgaggggcggatcgggattccctatgacgtcccgacgtccatgacgtcggtgacgtcatcctgccccgtcgccatggcgaccggggaaaccctgcaggaaatcccgttctcgacgggatttcctgcttactgagtgagtggggggatgccgccgctcagcggctatcatgtggcgagccctgggctcgctacatgatttaaaaaaaaaaataaagttatgcgctgcctccttgctggcgttaATTAGACCGGAGAGGACGTTAAgcaggctaaggtcactagtcatCTATAACTGCACCACCTAagtatgcaataggctaaaaagatgctggatatgttaaaaagatagcgggaaacaatatttaaaaaaaaaaaaaagatacatatacacagagggagatactggttgcttggcagttggaaacagctgttatttcccacagtgcaacaaggctcacagatagtaaactgtcagaaccatggtcctgacatcacactgtgggaggggtttcaccacaatatcagccacacagagccccctggtgatcagTTTGATAAAAGGAAAAAGATCTCTCatggggaaaggggtatcagctactgattgggatgaagttcaatccttggttacagttactctttaagcatgaCCTGAATATCCTTACATTCTCTCTACAGCTCAAGCAACTCAGTACATCCATGAATTACACACTCAAGTCTCCGTACCCCAATCCCAGCTTCACACCACAGTGATTGTGTCAGCTACAACAGAGAAAACGTCAGATCATCCTCTCTCGGTTACCATCACAGCTGAGAAAAATGAAACAGTTTGCAATGCCAGCTCCACCACTGCCACCATCTCCAGTGATCCCACCGCAATGTCTTGTCCTGATCCCCTTCTAAACGTCACAATTTGGGTATCCACAAACTATGGCAAAACCTACAACTACTGCACTAACCACACCAGAGGCCGGCGGCTGACAATAAATATCGGCAAGAATGTTAGTTTTCATGAAGGTGCAGTGCTTGATGTGCCAAATGGAACAGCCATAATAAATCTAGATTATGTGTATGAAGGCAGCACAACCACCCACCGTAACCCCGAAACACAACACAACGCTTCAGCTGCCTCCATTATGCTAGGGACTTCCACCACTGAGACCACCACTCCTAAAAGTGAGGGCCATGGAAAGCGGAACGGACAGGAGGCATTGTGTAAGTAGAAATCCATGTAAAGTGTCtgccaggcttgtctggtcaatgactagaggtcaggctgtatgcccatatgactgtccATAACACCTGCACAATCTCTTACCTAGCATGATACTAAcaataccctgcaggtagatgtagcatacagtctgACAGATAGTAAACCACCAGACAGATCCTGATTACTTGGCAATGCAATATGTGCTCAAAAGAGCAATATAAGCAAAATAAGACGGTCACCTGAGGCCTAGAGGATGAGACTATCCAGACGAGAAGATGCAGAAAGCCATGAGCTTCAGTGAGCAGTAGCGAATCAGGGGTGGAGTTCCCAGAGATTTCGTAGTCAAAACaagccagagtcagtccaggcagagttcatacAATCCGTGTCCAGAGcagaggtcaatccaggcagcaggcaaggcatAGTCAAGTTCAGGCAGtggttggcaacaggaatccaGCAGAAGTAAAGCATGGTCAAGGTACAAGGCAGGTatcagcaacaggaatcaatcagaggttaaGCGTGGTCAAGGTACAAGGCAGGTatcagcaacaggaatcaatcagacaTTGAGCCCACACCCAgcaagccaaagctaatgctatcacgagAAAAGACTGGGAGCGCTCGCTGAGtttaaatacaaggactaaccaatcaacatGAAGCAGAGTTGAAAACACACCAATAGCGTTCAGCGTGTCAgctagtcagctgacacgcaggctGACGTGGTTACTGTTTACATCAGCGAagatacataaaagaacatttgaaagcaatcccacacattacctgtgtgtaaaaacatttatttacacTGCAGTGAGCAGTACAGGCCTGCTTATCTCTGGTCAttagcaaatgtaatcattgccggctgaagctctctgaggcatgtgtcttcaaccccccccccccccccccccccaccaccaccaccaccaccaccaccctcctTTTCTGATGtagtgactcagctgttgccagggcaatgtctgggcagcagagagagagagggaggcagtATGAAGACACATTCCTCAAAGAGGTTCTGCAGACAATGATTACATACGCCTTTGCCGATCACAAGTGATAAGCAAACTTCTGCTCTTTGTAGGGAAAATAAACGATTTCAAACCCATGGAATGCGTGAACATGATTTCAAATAATTCTATTTAACTAAAGGTAATTACtggaattttagttttgggagtataatcccactttaaagtaaacccatgagaaaaaaaaaagcgaaaGTTAGATacctacctcagtagaggaaagcctctggatgatccaaaGGCTTCTTCGATCCTCCTGTAGCCCAACACTGCTCACTGAGACCCTCTTCTCCTTCATGGCCACACTCCCTTCCGTGTACGAGGGTGGCAGTACTGTGCAGGTGTAATGACAGCCCACGTCTGAGCAGCAGCTGGGAGCCGCTTGTGCACAGAGGACAAAACCATGCAGAAGCGGCTGCACAGGCTTGGGCCATCATTGCTTCCCACAGTGCATCCACGCTCATACAGGAACAGGAGCGCGGTCGCATGAACATAATCAATAAGCACTTATCCAAAATGTGTGGAGGTTCAGAGCGCTGGATCGGTGGGGCGAGGAGGAAGGCGAAAGCCCTTTAATGAGATAAGTATCtaacttgctttttttttttttttttttttttcaataattttttattgaatattttgaaaCAGTAGTTAACAAACTTTTGCTTATGGTATAAAGCATATATTATGAGCTTGAgtatagaataaaataaaataaaatagaaataaagaaataaaaacatcacACACATAGCAGGACAAAACTACATCCTGCTGTTTAACTGATCAAATGAATACAGAAACATGCGTGAATACAACAATGGCGGAGAATACAGAGCTAGTGTCACTAGGGTGAACCTCATGAAGTATGAGCTAATCCAGGTTTGGTCAACCTAAATGTTGTAGTTGCTAAGCTGTTCCAAGACGTGTCTCTCAAAGACTGACACGGATGACAGCATGGTATGTTTGTTCTATCCTGTCCAGATGGTTAAGGAGGGCCAGAGCTAGATTTTGAGGGGTAGTTACCAAAGTGTGCTCAACACTGCAAGAGTATCAGTTAAGTGATAGTTGTGGTAGGATTTTGGCCCACAGGATTTTAAGGTGATCTGTTGCTCTCCCTGGAAGGGAGCGTTTCAGAAACAAGGCTTCCATGTTTAAATTTATATCTACCTGATTTCGGAGCTGGGTTAACGTGGGTAGATGGTCGTGGCCCCAATTAGATAGAATTAGCTGGCGAGCGGCACATATAATGTGGGTGATAGTTGGTCTTTCGAGGGCTTGGTATGAGTCTAGACCTACTAGAAGGAGTCCAAGTGGTAGGTTTGGGGGAGTGTTTTGTCCCGATAGTATGGTTAT
Coding sequences within it:
- the LOC137528136 gene encoding uncharacterized protein encodes the protein MDKALQIFTLLSLCATAQATQYIHELHTQVSVPQSQLHTTVIVSATTEKTSDHPLSVTITAEKNETVCNASSTTATISSDPTAMSCPDPLLNVTIWVSTNYGKTYNYCTNHTRGRRLTINIGKNVSFHEGAVLDVPNGTAIINLDYVYEGSTTTHRNPETQHNASAASIMLGTSTTETTTPKSEGHGKRNGQEALCPGGLLGIMLLALFPTLLLK